In the Malaya genurostris strain Urasoe2022 chromosome 1, Malgen_1.1, whole genome shotgun sequence genome, one interval contains:
- the LOC131426041 gene encoding protein yippee, producing the protein MGKIFLDHIGGQKLYSCAACETNLTNKRELISTRFTGATGRAYLFKRVVNLTYSQVQDRVMLTGRHMVRDVMCKNCKAKLGWMYEFATEESQKYKEGRVILEHALITESEGFPEP; encoded by the exons ATGGGTAAAATTTTCCTGGATCACATCGGCGGTCAAAAGCTGTACTCGTGTGCAGCTTGCGAAACAAATCTGACCAACAAACGGGAATTGATTAGCACTCGATTTACGGGAGCCACTGGTAGGGCCTACCTGTTCAAACGAGTTGTGAATTTGACCTACTCTCAGGTACAGGATCGAGTCATGCTCACCGGACGACATATGGTACGCGATGTGatgtgcaaaaattgcaaagcaAAACTAGGCTGGATGTACGAATTTGCTACCGAGGAGTCGCAAAA ATACAAAGAAGGTCGAGTGATTTTAGAACACgctctcatcaccgaatcggaaGGCTTTCCGGAACCGTGA
- the LOC131426043 gene encoding large ribosomal subunit protein uL16 — protein MGRRPARCYRYCKNKPYPKSRFCRGVPDPKIRIFDLGRKKASVEDFPLCVHLVSDEYEQLSSEALEAGRICCNKYLVKFCGKDQFHIRMRLHPFHVIRINKMLSCAGADRLQTGMRGAFGKPQGTVARVHIGQPIMSVRSSDRFKAQVVEALRRAKFKFPGRQKIFISKKWGFTKYDRDEYQKHMDEGRLVNDGCGVQFRNDHGPLVKWEQHQMSRLS, from the exons ATGGGAAGACGTCCCGCAAGATG TTATCGCTATTGTAAAAACAAGCCGTACCCGAAATCGCGGTTCTGTCGAGGTGTCCCGGATCCAAAGATTCGTATCTTCGATCTCGGTCGCAAGAAGGCCTCCGTGGAGGATTTTCCGCTGTGTGTCCACTTGGTGTCCGATGAGTACGAACAGTTGAGCTCGGAGGCGCTGGAAGCTGGCCGTATCTGCTGCAACAAGTACCTCGTGAAGTTCTGCGGCAAGGACCAGTTCCACATTCGTATGCGTCTGCACCCGTTCCACGTTATTCGAATCAACAAGATGTTGTCGTGTGCCGGAGCCGATAGGCTTCAGACTGGAATGCGTGGAGCTTTCGGTAAACCGCAAGGAACCGTAGCCCGGGTGCACATTGGACAGCCGATCATGTCGGTTCGTTCCAGTGACCGCTTCAAGGCCCAAGTTGTGGAGGCACTGCGTCGTGCCAAGTTCAAGTTCCCCGGTCGTCAGAAG ATCTTCATCTCCAAAAAGTGGGGCTTCACCAAGTATGACCGGGACGAATATCAGAAGCACATGGACGAAGGACGCCTGGTGAACGACGGATGTGGCGTCCAGTTTCGTAATGATCATGGCCCGTTGGTCAAATGGGAACAGCATCAAATGTCGCGTCTGAGCTAA
- the LOC131426042 gene encoding mitochondrial import inner membrane translocase subunit Tim9 yields the protein MTSQVSIDQLDKDQIKSFSDFLLSYNKLSELCFVDCISEFTGRTVSDKEEKCSLNCMEKFLKMNQRISQRFQEFQMLANENALAAAQKLGAK from the exons ATGACTTCCCAAGTGAGCATTGATCAATTAGACAAGGATCAGATAAAATCG TTCTCCGATTTCCTGCTATCGTACAATAAACTGTCGGAACTGTGCTTCGTCGATTGTATCAGTGAGTTCACGGGTCGGACGGTGTCCGATAAGGAGGAAAAGTGTTCCCTCAACTGTATGGAAAAGTTCCTGAAAATGAACCAGCGGATATCGCAGCGTTTCCAGGAGTTCCAGATGTTGGCCAACGAGAATGCTCTGGCAGCAGCTCAGAAGTTGGGTGCTAAATAG